The following nucleotide sequence is from Sander vitreus isolate 19-12246 chromosome 11, sanVit1, whole genome shotgun sequence.
TTGGTACATCTAATCTTATTTGCACCATAAGTCCTaccccttttatttattttttctttcagtaAGTCATAAAACATGGCCTTCCCGTTACCTTATCTTGCCGAGAGCAcatcttttttctgttttgtttcctcTTGGCATGCAGTCCATCATAATTAAGAGGGTAGAAAGTTCACATTTTCAAGGCCCTTCAAATGAAGTAAACAACTGGGAGAATAGACAATCAAAGCTGATACAAAACTCAGACATATCAGAACAATAAACTATTGCAGACTCTCAGTATAGAGATATTGAAGTGAATCATTTCAAAGTTTCACTGCATTCATCTGTTTTAGATAGACATGTCCAAAATACTAAGCATAGATGATGTTCATTAATTCTTAAATTGATATTGGATAAATAAGAAGGTTGGTTTTgagaccaaagaaaaaaaacttgcacCTGTAAAAAGAACAAAGGATATTATAGAAAAGAATACACAATAACATTTTAGCTAACAAACTAGCCACAAAGTTAGGCATTACCTCCAAgagaagtaaaagaaaaaaaagtttagtacTGAAATAGTTGACATTTAATTCATGTAACCTTCCACTTATTGTAATTCTGGACTCTGACCTGTTACATTACAGAGACTAATTAACCATGTTTCAGTGGTACTGTTAATCTCTGGCATGACTGCTGAACTAGTATTTACTGTGTCTCTTGAACGCCACAAAatgctgctgtaaataaaatatggaTTTGGGAAGACTGTTGGCAGGAGGAAATGCACTTTAAACTCGTGTTCACTGTGACAGTCAAACCATAAATATTAATGGGTTTAGTGTGTTTCAAAGTATTTCCTCATATCAGCCTGTCTCAACAGAAACTAGGGTTCACTGAATCAGAATTAATATTTCCTCCTCTAGTCATCCAGTTTTGGTGATCCTATGATCTTGCAGCCCACCCTCATTTATATCTGGCAAGTTGCTTTCTGAGTCCCTCAGAAAATCTGTGTTGTTctgagctgtgattggctggaaggGAATTGGGTGCTCAGGTGCTATGTGGCTGCTGCTTGATCTTTAGAATTTCTTTTGGTATCTTTTGTGGGCATTTTGGGCTTTATTTAATATAGaccctttttcacagcagacatttggatATGTGACAGCAGGataagcacaggtgtaattaataatattaatgaagGCAGCATACCATTTGGTtttgtattgtgcatgctgagtCAAGACATAGCTTACTGGAGCCCTTAAATGGCACACATCCATCGTTATGTCATGAGTTACACCTCTGTGAGAAAAATATCTAATACAGTGGGAATGCAAGAAAGAGAAGATGAtgtgcaacaaaggtccccagCAAAATTAGAACTGGGGACACTGCAGTTACGTAGTAACGTGTGGGTTCACGTGTGTCATggatgtcagaaaaagtgtagTTTGTAGTCTTTTTCTGGTGGTTTTGCATTTAAATCCTGTTAAGCTTTAAACTAAGGTTAACGTATTGGTGCAATACAACCAACAAAGGAACCTTGATTTAATCCAGGTGTAGTCATTGTTGGCACAAACAGCCACAGTGTTTAGTTGAATTTTGTGCAGGAGTGTAAGGAGGGCAGCTGTTCCTCACACTGTTTGTCACCAAAGATTGCAGTGCATTTAAATTATGTTTGGTTCATGTAAGATATTTTATGTTAAacatgtgtgtgtaaagtgagCAGTGGGTGCTGAGGTGTGTTATGAATGTGTGTGGTACCGTGTGTAATGTGACATCAGTGTGTCTTGCAGAGCAGCTGGGATTGTTGATAGTGAACAGGTGCTGCAGCAGAGATTTTGTGACTTTGTATTTCTCTCTTATGCTTATGCACACGTGTCTGCAAGTATggcccctgtgtgtgtctgtgtgtgtgcatatggcCACAAATGCAAGCATGTGTGCACATTAACCAGAATGAGCGACAATGAGCTGTTGTGtggctggtggtggtgagaaACCTAATAGCCAAGGACACAGTAGCTCAGCCAGCAGCTGTCCCATATCTGTACCTCCTATTACACCCACAACTCTAAACAtggacatttttgtcttttaaattcAAATGGACCACAATGTTTTTAAGAAATGATGTCAAGGTAGAAGTACCTAAGATTAAAttaatactgtatttatttgttcCTAAAGAGCTGACTTAGTTTTCTCTGCAGATGTGTCATCAAGGCTGCaatgtaactagtaactgtagcTGTCAGAAAAGTGTAGAACAATGTAACGTGTGCAATGTGAGTTAGTAGTAGTGAAGTACGAGGATAATACACGTACCTCAAAATTGCACTTGAATGTTCATAAactttttttggtcacttggggggcagcagaaacaagttgtgaacacaacattgacatatcatcACCTTTTTGAGTTGGtatggtgaacttgttagcaaCCAGTTGGTTACTTACACACCCAGCAGtaacagagcaacattatcattaatttggagttgtgttcTTGGCCACCTGATGAGTGTAAGTCCAATATCCActttcttttagctctgtttttggtctatACCAACACCTAAAGGAAATATCAGTCACTTTAGCTATTAAATGCTCCACTTTGTTCACCAGTTAGATTCTTACTGTGTGCATGTTGTTTAGTGCTGGTCAGGTAGTCTACAGTGAGTTTTTAGAGCTTATTTATTGCTGAAAATGACTCTATGAAagtggtgagagtgaaccagcACAGTACAGTTATGGGCTGGACTGGTAAATGATGAGCTGAAACTCGCTATGAAACTTTATACAATCTGTAAATTCATCACTTTTTATGTTTCAAAATTGTTATTTGATAAAATGattacaaaaatgtctttacACCCAACTCCTGCTTTGCTCCGCTTGCAACAAGGATCACAATGCAAATTAGTCTTGGACTTTGTCATCCTTGACATTTTTAAGCTTTCTAATGTCAAATGAGCTAAAATAgaccaaaaaatatgaaagggTTTTGAACATTGTCCTAATAATACTGTATAAAATTGTAACGAGGCAGATCAAAGAGCAGAccgtgtcaaaataaaacaagctcATATTTCCCCCGTTTGCTCTGAGAGGAGGGCAGTGGTCTCCCTGAACGacaggacagcagcagcagctctccCCCGGGTGCGCGCTCCCCCACGTGCTACAGATGAAACTTGAAGAAGCTGCAGAGAGTTTGGAGTTAAACAAATCTCATCCAGACTCAGCAGACACCCACAGACCCCAGGACGGATCTGAACTCACCCTGACTACTTCTACTGAGCACCATGAGGATGTTGGTGCTGCCTCTTCTCATTACTTTACTGCAGAgtgagtttttttaaaatggttttaGAAACTTTATTGAACAATTTGCTAAAGTTACTACAGAAAAATGAGGCTTTAATAGACTTTAATAGATCTATTGCTAGAAGTTTTCAGACAAATGAGTGCATGCTGTTTAACAGAGTATAGGCACATAATGTGAACTGGCATGTGTGTTTCACTTTTAAAAGGCAAGGCCCTCCagtgttaacattttatttggaCCCTGCAATACCCTCACCCCAAATCTCCTAATACAACTCAGTTCACCATTAAAAAGAAGCAAAGCATGAATAATTTAAGATGGTGTACTATACAATTAACCTTAATATGCAATCATTttcataatttgtttttttttgttacaaatGATCTGCAAAGGAGAATTAAAAGATTATAGTTTTttcaacaagaacaaaaaaggATTAACCCTGCCCTTTTCTGACCATCCCTTTCTCCTTAATCATTTTCGTACAGTCCCTCAGAAATGCaggataatgttttttttgtttgttttttttaaataatttactaTTTAATTTTGATAAATGATGTTTCTTTGAACGATGTTTGGCCTTGTGCAACAGATTAGCTGAGATTTGTATTGTGACAACTAATAATTTCAACCGATTGGTTTCATTTTGGTTCATGTTTTATTGATCAGTTTGTGTGACTGAGTTTGTGCATATTAAGGGGAGGAGGTGTGATGTGTTCAGGGACTGCATCAGATTGTGCAGGGAGTGGTTGTTTTTGGGCTTCGTGTTTACATCAAACCTGCTCTGATGCCGTTTGAACCCGAGATCCACAGGCTGATGAAACCCATCTCTTGGCTACGCGGAGGAGTCTGAGATCCCAACGTTTCAGTTTGAAGATAGCCTCTGACTGACCCTGTTGTTGATTGGACTGAGATGAAAACGACCACTTgttatctgaaaaaaaaatgcatttgaagTTGCTGTGGGATTTCTAAGGGGCAGAGGCTGCTCTCAAAACAACATGTTTTATGTTGATTGCAGCATTTGTTTTGATCTTTCTTGTATTTACTCGAGATTTTCCTCACAGAGATTACATGATTGAAATCCTTATCCTCAGTTAGGACAAAGGTGGTGAAGAAAATGTCTTCATTAGTGTCCAGTCAAATGGCATGGCATGGCATGATTAGTAATACTGAATTCAAAATAGATTTTAAGTGCTTTCTAATGCTTTTAAAATACTAAAACATTGCATTTCAGTATCatgtgcaataataataaaaaaacatcatttCAGATTCATTCCATTTAAAACAATGACAGTATGGACATCATATGTCTAACATGAACTAGACATTTAGTCTTTGCAATGTATCTTAGAATatattgcatttgttttcttcaaAGATTCAAGTCTATTGTTAAAATCAGCTTTTGGTTAGGCTGAGGGTCGGGGTTAAAAGTTCAATTATGGTatacccgtgtgtgtgtgtgtgtgtgtgtgtgtgtgtgtgtgtgtgtgtgtgtgtgtgtgtgtgtgtgtgtgtgtgtgcgtgctgccGCCAGCTGAAAAGGGTAAGGTTACTGTCACAAAGAGCTGCTTTGTCCATGTAAGAAAAGCATGCTTTCCATGCATGTGTGCAACACACACTCATTGCTCCAAATGTTCTTTTCATAATACCAAACAAGATGTATGCATCGGTATTTTCCCATATACATATAAAAGCTCCGAAGTTATTCTGATTGTCTTTTACTGTCATTTTCAACGGCTTGAATGAAAATGAGTTACAATGGATTTATGGCAGATTTAAGTTTTCATAACATAAAAACCTGTATAACATCAATAGAAACTTCACAAATCTGTTGCATAGCCCCCTTCTCCGCTGTCTATCCGTGTGGTATCAAGAAAGGCTGCTTCGTCACAATACCCATCCTTTTGGTAATATTTAACCATATCCTGGTCAAgctttgatgtttttgttttaactgcCTTGAAAACTTGTTGCCATTGAAATCCATCATAATAGGCATGGAATTAAACTGACTACAGCTGCTCTTCTCTGTACAAAGAAAGAACAGATCTTGATACTCAAGATTTTGGTTATCACTTtgaatgtgatttttgtttttaaatgtttttgtcattaatACACTACAGCATGTTTGTGTACTTCTATGCATTTTTGTGGGAGAATGTAGACTCTGCTCATGTGTGTGCTGAAGGGACAGTTCACTAAAAGAGATTATCAGGTTGAGATAAAGCAGCTTGTCAGAGAGTCATCCATCACCTGCATTCCTAGACACCACCGCTCCTGGCACCACCAAGatgtaggggtgtgtgtgtgtgtgtgtgtgtgtgtgtgtgtgtgtgtgtgtgtgtgcgtgtgcgtgtgcgtgtgcgtgtgtgtgtgtgtgtgcgtgtgtgagagagagacagaaagtgagAGTGAGGCCAGTATTCATGCAGATATGCACATATTCTGTTGTTGGAAATTAATGTTGTGCATTTTTTCTGTATGGTGTGAATCCATGACTGGTATGCTGTGACTCATTGTCATGGGCCTTTTATCCTGTTTACacgtctgtttgtgtctctctgatTGCACTGTAGTCCAAAAGCTCCAACATGCCCACATTCTGAAACTATATAATTTATAGCATGTTACATACAGCAAGATGTAATTCTTGTTTTATTCAAAAATGTGAGCAGAAGAAAGATGGTTGTACTTAAACGTCTAACGATATACAACAACTGATTGATCCTCTCACCCCTGCAggtcctctctgtctgtcagtgacCGTAAGCAGCAGTAAACCCAAAGTGGAGGTCCACGAGCACACAGGTTAGACTATGCagaatcatttatttatctctATCTGTAACCGTCCTTCAAACCTTATTAACACATCCAGTATTACTTAATGCTGATCACTTTTCATGAGTACGCCTTGTTGTGACCAAAAGCAACAAATAACGGGAAAAATTTCCTGCCAATTCAAACAAAAGTACATCTACTGTATGACATTTTGCTGCTCTGTTTTCTGTCCTTCCAGATGCTGTGCTCACCTGTGAGTTCAGGACAGAGAAAGATCAAAATCCTCGAATCGAGtggaagaagaaaggaaaggggGTGACATTTGTGTACTTTAATCACAAATTTACTGGTGAGTGACAGACCTTTAGGCTACTGAATGAATTCCTTTGACTTTGCTGAACTGATGGCTGATATTTTGCTCCATTTCTTTCCATCATTCTTTCATAATTACCTTTttaatttgttctttttttagctAAGCACTTAGTTAAACTTTGTCCATCCTCTATCACCTTCCACTATAGGGTCTTATGCAGGACGGGCAAAGATGGAGGGAGCGACGCTGACAATACACTCTGTTACTCAGAAAGACTCAGGGGAATACCGCTGTGAGGTGACTGCTGGCGAGGACCATGTCAACCTCGGAGAAGCTACTGTAACCCTCAATGTGCTCGGTATGATGGGAAACCTGTAGgcttgtgtttttgtgaataTGAATATATGAGGGTGAATCTATATGTATTTGTTATAATATAAAAATCCTCAAAACAgaatttttaaacatttatcaTATAACAATGACTGAATAATGAACACTGGATTTGAACTTGGAAAATGTGTCTTAAATCAAACGTGCTGCTTTAACGTTGTGTCCTTGCCACAGTAAgttacatactgtgtgtgtgtgtgtgtgtgtgtgtgtgtgtgtgtgtgtgtgtgtgtgtgtgaatacgcCCTGTGTTCAAGTGGTTTAACCATAAAGGGGTTTAACTTGTGAGATCATCGTTGCTAGACAACTGACAACAATTATACATGCCATCTTGTTGCCATTTCAAAAAATGGTAATTAGGATTGTATGCACAACATTTTATATTTCGCCAAATGTTTCATCAAACATTACCAAAGTATTTGACAATTCACCTGAAACCTGCAGAATGATGTGTGATTTTCTTCAGAATACTCCAATTTTGCACATATGATGTCATTGCCTCAACTTGTGAGTGTTAAAACCCACGTCTCTCTACTGGTGCAATCAGTAAGTCACCTTTGACCTCAGGTTCGAATCCCTAGGTGGCCAAGTACTTGCTGACAATGTAGCAATTCATGCATGCTGCATGTTTTCAAGTGCTCGTTGAGTTCAATGTGCTTGGACTCCTGGCATTGCGTAGTGACTATGAATGGTCAATGGTTTATAAATGTCAGGCCTGTaatttttcttgtttattttattacatattCTGATATTACCAGTGTAAACTTCAAACTGTTTCCAGTAACGACAGTAGTGAAAACAAAAATGGCAGTGACAGTTTCAGCTTCTCAGTCCTGGTAGAGGGAGGAGTTTCAATCCAGTTACATGTTGGTTTGATTATTGCTGAAATCGGTGCTTTGATGCAGCAAAGTAATCATTAGACCCCTCTACATCCAtcatcaaacatcaaaatgcacCTACAAAAGTAATGTAAGTGTTTTAGGGTCTTCCCtaaattacaaatcaaatgtttttgggTATCTCTTTGCTGTAACTCAAGCTGTTTTCGTCTCTGCCTCCTTAGTGCCTCCTCACGTCCCGTCCTGTGAGGTACCGAGCTCTGTGTTTGTGGGCTCAGGCCTGGAGCTTCACTGTAAGGACAAACTCAGTGTTCCTCCTGCCACCTACCGCTGGTACAAAGACAACAAGGCTTTGACGGCCACAGCAGATACTCCATACAGTGTCGACCCAAACAAAGGCGCACTGGTAAGTACACACTAAATTATACAAACACTTAAAggaccagtgtgtaggatttagtggcatctagtgGTGAGGCTGCAGGCCCTCTTTAGAGCCTCCGTGGAAGAGGGCTGCCCCCTTATGATATGAAGGGCTCATTCTAAGCTAACGGAAACACGATTCttattccatttctgccaataaTCCCCCCTGaatcctacacactggtccTCTTAAATGCACCCAGGAGTATATaaacacacttatacacacatgTAAAGACACACAACTGTCTGCAATTCAACTCTCAACTTGTCTTTGTCTGGAGCAGAAGTTTACGAGTGTGTCCAAAACAGACTCAGGGATGTACCGCTGTGAGTCCTCCAACAGTGTGGGTGCGCCTAAAAGCTGTGTGGCCCAAAAACTGAAAGTTATTGAATGTAAGTAAGTTTGGTACAGCTCTTCTTTGAAGTTTAACTGTTTTGATCCACTCCAACAAACAACAATAAAGACTGAGGAaatcctctctttccccttcttCTAGATCCTTTGAATATGACAATTTTGATAGCAGGTGCTGCAGGTTTTCTGTCGCTCATCCTTTTCtgctgcatctgtgtgtgtgtctgccaccGCCGAGGCTGCTGCAAGAGTGAGTAGTgtgatgtttctctgtgtgtggttgtgtgtgtgtgtgttgcttttaCATTTGAGGCATTTGCATTCAAACTATGTGAAAGTCACAGAGAATTGGCTTGAAAAAGTGTTCTGTCGGCCTAACTTACCGACAGTAGAAGTATTCGCATCCTTTACTTAaggctatagtgcgtagtttctgcctcccccatgaggaattctaagtaatgacaaaactttcagcgcatccacatgacacaaacaTTCCGTGGTCACGCACCAccctcacccctcctccacgcagttgctagtagccaaggaggacacagaggattaaaaaaacatgatggactcttcagaagaggtaattatcttcaattgatttttttgcgtgcgaaagtcaccggacgacactagtttctgaacatagccatactgagaaatacagagagagttttgtggagctgatagtcataattagctttgtagcaactcatttggcaatggcttgaatgtaacggacgtttattaatatcaaaaagttacgtactaaagctttaactaaAAGTATAAAGAACAAAATGTAATATGCTCCTTAGCAaataaaagtcttacatttaaaatatttatttatgtaaacaCAGAGATAATGATCACCCGTCAGTGCAGtttctcattgttttggtttgataacttttttttttaagattcttttttgggggtttttccctttttattagatagtgacaatGTATATACatgaagggggtggggggatgacatgcagccaGTGTTAGAATTATACCGTGAGCTTCTAGGGGTACagctatttctatttttatagaTAGCGTCATACGCTCATTCGCATATTTATGACATCATTACGCaataatttgcataaagcttagtgtcgtgtcagcaaggtagatagtaagaaatataaatgtaGCTAAATTATCACAAACTCACTACGGGAATatatattaaattataattattacttaggtagcctatatttgaaaaaaaaaaaaaaatctactaaGGGAGGGCGAAAGATCGATAAaaaattctcaaagaaggctggctggcccagggccaggccagctcagcggcgtctttctccttctcttaaAACATCCGTGGTCGCGTCCCGAtgtctctcctacctacaccgGCCCCCGCACCCTGTCCCCCATCCCCTCCAAGTAGTATCTCGCTGCAGCCTGCGGGAAGGCGGGGCTTGACATCTAGATTATTTTCGGAATTGTTGGTATGTGATGGTAATACTGCATTTGAATACATACGATTTTCTATAGGCtaacattatattttattacatattttcaGTACCCCGCCCCcacaaactattattttcatccCTTTTGGGACGGTCCAAGTCTCATCTAGAGGGGGTCAGACCCAACCAATACCCCCTGTAATTCGAACAGTGCATGCaggaaagggccgcaggtcggattctaACCCCGGCCGCTGCAAAAGACTTTACACTCTGCtaggtgagctagaggttgcaCCTAgtttgctaacgttactgttttggttcagtctaaTTGCTCTTATCATTCTTGTTTTTAGTGACAAAGCTCTAATAAATCCACTgtgcactacctgctcagcaccaaacagcagacagacacaattAGCTGGTTAACAAAGTGGAGcttttagctgctaaagagcCAGACATTTGCCTCAGGAGAGctgaaagagagtgaatattggactaacATTTTtcaggtggacagaaacacgaGTCTTAAtgcatacttgagtaaatatttaCTATCCACCATTGCCAAAAGACAATGTCTGGCAGCTTCTTTGGCAATTAGTGATCATGACAAATGTTAActtttcttctttgttgtttctttgaacagaggacaagaaaacaaaaaggtgaGGGTTTCACTTGTCAGTCTAACTCTTGTTTCACCTGTAGCTGTGTGTTATTGGCTGGTATGAGCTCAGACTAAACGGCCTCCTTGTCTTTCAGCACCAAGTCCttcaaccctcctcctccaccacctcctcccaTCCGCAATGTGAGTGATCAGAGGGATTGTTATCGTATCACATCTTGTTTTGCTTGCTGGGTTGCCGATAAATTGTTGATAAGTTGCTGATAACACTGGTCCCTAGCTAATTAAAGGAAATGATTCATTGTATGCCTCTCTGCTCTCGACAGATCAAGCACTACAAACCAACTCACTCCTTCATGATCTGAGGGCGAAACACTCACTTTGACTTCAAACCATCCAGAATCTAAAGTGTAGCCTACACTTATTGTTCAACACACTGGAAAGATACCTGACTGTCGCCTTGCTTTTGGACGGCTGCTCGCTGCTTTCTGAGACACGCAGATCCTCAAATATTAAGCCAAAACAGAGTTAAACAAGATTTTGCAAAAACCCTGTTGCTTCCTAAACACTGGCATTTATGTGTTGATAGTTTGGAAAAGGGCTCCTACCTTATTATCTACTACAAACGTACAGTACTGTAAATTCAGCGTTTAACTCAAATGCTATaacatatgttt
It contains:
- the jam2b gene encoding junctional adhesion molecule 2b — protein: MRMLVLPLLITLLQSPLCLSVTVSSSKPKVEVHEHTDAVLTCEFRTEKDQNPRIEWKKKGKGVTFVYFNHKFTGSYAGRAKMEGATLTIHSVTQKDSGEYRCEVTAGEDHVNLGEATVTLNVLVPPHVPSCEVPSSVFVGSGLELHCKDKLSVPPATYRWYKDNKALTATADTPYSVDPNKGALKFTSVSKTDSGMYRCESSNSVGAPKSCVAQKLKVIEYPLNMTILIAGAAGFLSLILFCCICVCVCHRRGCCKKDKKTKSTKSFNPPPPPPPPIRNIKHYKPTHSFMI